TCGGCGCTCATGGCGCCGCCTCCTGCGGGCAGGCGACGAAGCTGATGCCGTGCCGCTCGTAACCCAGCCGCTCGTAGAAGGCGTGCGCGCCGTCGCGCTTGCGGTTGGACGACAGCGCGAGCTTGTAGCAGCCGGCGGCGCGTGCCCGCGCCATCGCCTCGTCCATCAGCGCGCGTCCGATCCCGCGCCCCTGCGCCTGCGGGTGCACCGCGACGGCCTCGACCAGCGCGGCCGGGCTGCCGCCGTGGCCGAGCGTGGGCAACGGGTAGAAGGTGAGGGTGCCGAGCGGCCGTCCGCCTTCTTCGGCGAGCAGCACCTGCACGTCGGGCACCGCGCGATGCAGCCGCTCCCAGGCCGCCTGCATGCGCTGCGGCGTGTTGACGCCCGGCGCATCGACGCCGGCGGCTTCGAAGATGGCGGCGATCGCCGGCAGGTCGTCGCGTGTCGCTTCGCGCAGCTGCAACATGTCGTTCATCGGGCCTGGCCTCGTGTAGGTGCTTGCGCCTGCACGCGTTCGCCGCACCAGTCGGTGTCGGAGCAGGTCCACAGGCGCTCGCCGACTTCGCCGATCACCTCGTCGAGGTAGCTGTCGGTGGCGCCGCACAGCGCGCAGGCATGGCCTTGCGGGTCGACGCGAAACGGATGGTCCTCGAAGTCGAGGCTCACGACGTCGGTGTACGGCGGGATCGCATACAGGCGCTTCTCGCGCCCCGCGCCGAACAGCTGCAGCGCCGGCATGCGGTGCATCTTCGGATTGTCGAAGCTCGGGATCGGCGACGGCGACATCACGTAGCGGCCGTCGACGCGCACCGGGTAGTCGTAGGTCGTCTCGACCCGGCCCCAGTGCGCGATGTCCTCGTACAGCTTCACGTTGACGAGGCCGTACTCCTCGGCCGCATGCAGCTTCAGCGTCTCGGCGCGCCGCGGCTCCAGCTTGTACAGCGGCTCCGGCTGCGGCACCTGGTAGACAAGAAGCTGGCCTTCGACCAGGGCGGTTTCGGGAATGCGGTGGCGCGTCTGGATGATGGTCGCGTCGACGGTGCGCGTGGTCGTCTCGACGCCGGTCGTGCGCGCGAAGAACTGGCGGATGTTGACGGCGTTGGTCGTGTCGTCCGAGCCCTGGTCGATCACCTTCAGCACGTCGTCGGCGCCGATCACCGCCGCGGTGACCTGGATGCCGCCGGTGCCCCAGCCGTAGGCGAGCGGCATCTCGCGCGAGCCGAACGGCACCTGATGGCCGGGAATGGCGACCGCCTTCAGCAGCGCGCGCCGGATCATGCGCTTCGTGCGTTCATCCAGGTAGGCGAAGTTGTAGCCGGCAGCGGTCATGCGGTCTCCTTCGATGCGGCTTCGATCTCGGCGCGCAGCTGGCGGATCAGCTGCAGCTCTGATTCGAAGGTCACGTAGTGCGGCAGCTTCAGGTGCTGCACGAAGCCCGACGCCTCGACGCTGTCGCCTTGCGGCAGCACGAACTCCTGCTGCTGCGCCGGGCTCGTCGGCAGCTCGTCGAACTCGTCGCAGCGCAGCGCGCGGTCCACCAGCGACATCGCCATCGCCTTGCGTTCGCCGTGGCCGAACACCAGGCCGTAGCCGCGCGTGAAGGTGGGCGGCGTGCTCGCACTGCCGACGAACTGGTTGACCATCTGGCACTCGGTGAGCTCGATCTCGCCGATCTCGATCGCGAAGTCGAGCTCGTCCGGCACGATCTCCACCGCCACCGCGCCGAAGCGGATGTCGCCGCCGAACGGATGTGTGTGCGCGTAGCCCCGCTGCGTCGAGTAGCCCATGCCGAGCACCCAGCCTTCGTCGGCGCGCGCCAGCATCTGCAGCCAGCCGCTGCGCGGCAGCGGATAGGCCGGCGGGTCGCGCGTGATGTCGGGCGGTTCCGGGTCACCATCGCTCGGCTCGCAGGCTTCGACCAGCCCCTCGGCTGCGAGCTGCGTCAATGCGCCGGGCACCGTGTCCTGCGCCGCTGAGGCATCGCCGCTCGGCAGTGGCGTCGGCAACTCCTCGCCCTGCAGCAGCCCGAAGTCGAGCAGCCGCTGCGTGTAGTCGAAGGTCGGGCCGAGCACCTGGCCGCCCGGCAGGTCCTTGAAGATGGCCGACACGCGACGACGTACACGCATGCGGTCGGTGTCGAGCGGCTCGCTGCTGCCGAAGCGCGGCAAGGTGGTGCGGTAGGCCCGCAGCAGGAACGCCGCCTCGATCGGATCGCCACAGGCCTGGCGGATCGCCAGCGCCGCGAGCTGCGGGTCGTACAGCGAGGCCTCGGCCATCACGCGGCCGACCAGCAGTCCGAGCTGTTCCTGGATCTGCTCGACGCCGAGCGCTGGCACCGCCGGATCCCCGCGCCGCGCCGCGGCCAACAGCGCCCGCGACGCGTCGATCGCCCGTTCGCCGCCCTTGACAGCGATGTACATGTCAGAGCCCCAGGGTGATGCGCGTCGAGCGCGGGATGGCTGCGAGGCGCGTGCCGCAGACGAGCACGAGGTCGACGCCGCGCGGCAGTTCGGATTGGAGCCGCGTGCGCCAAAGCCAGAAGTCGCGCGACAGCCCGTCTACGTCGAGGCTGCGTTCGGCCGGGATGCCGGGACCGCGCAGATGCAGCCGCGTGCCGGCGCTGCCGAGCGCGTCGACCTCGACGATCAAAGTGGCCCCGCGCTGCGGGCTCTCGTCGGTGCCGAGGTCGAGCCGGCTCCACAGCCGGTCGTCGACGTCGGCCGCACGGGCGACATTGAACGGCGCGCGGTCGTCGATCCAGGCCGCGCGCACGCCGGTGTGAAAGCGCAGGTAGGCGAGGGCCTCGGCGCTCGCCAGCGAGCCGGCGAGCCGCACCATCGTCTCGGCGTCGAGCAAGGTCAGCAGCACCGCCGTCATGCCCAGGCTCATCGGCCGCTGCCGCGAGCACGAGGCGGGCGGCTCGATGCCGGCGAGCGCCGCGGCCGGCAGCTCGCGTTCGCTGCCGGGATGCGCCATCGCGTCGAGCAGCGCGCGGAAGCTGCGCTGCGCTCCATCTACCGGGTCGCGAAAAGCGCGCGACATGTCGGCCAGCACGGTGTCCATCAGGGTGTCTCCGGCGTCAGCGTGAAGAATCGGACCTTGCTCGCCGCGGTGCGCGCGGCCTCTTCGCGGCGCAGCGCCTGCGTCGCCTCGCGCAAGGGCGCCACCACGTCGCGCATCAGCGCGTCGTGGTGCTCAGGCTGCTGCAGCATCGCGTCGAGCTGCGCGACCCAGCCGGCGCGTTCGACGTCGCGCCCGATCACCATGCCGAGCCCGGCGGCGACCCGGCCGTCGACGCCGCGGTGGCGCACGACGCAGCGGGTCATGGTCGCTTCGCCGAGGTTAAAGCGATCGCCGCTGTTGCCGATGCGCCCGCGCAGCATCGCGAGGCCAATCTCCGGCTCGCGCAGCCACTCGAAGGACTGCGCGTGCAGGTGCGCCGCGTGCCGGGCCAGCGCGCCGCGCGGGGCCTGCGCCAGCACGGCCAGCCAGGCGCGCCGCGCTGCGCTGGTGTCGAGGGTCATGGGCATGTCATCTAGACGACTGAAGATGCACGCATTATCGGCAGCGAGAGTGACACTTTCTTGAACGTCTCGCGTCAGTTCGCCTTCGGAGCCGTCATCGATGCTGAAAGACACCACGCCGTTCATTGCCGCCGATGCCACCGACTCGCTGTCGCGCTGGGAGGCCATCGCGGCCGCGCTGCGCGACGACATCGTGCAGGGTCGTTTCCTGCCGGGCCAGCGCCTGCCCAACGAACTGCTGCTGGCGCAGCGCTTTCGCGTCAACCGGCACACGCTGCGCCAGGCGATGCAGGCGCTGGCGCGCGAAGGGCACGTGCAGGTGCGCCAGGGGCTCGGCACCTTCGTGCGCGAGCTGGTGCTCGACTACGCGCTGCAGCGCCGCACGCGGCTGTCGGAGAACCTCGCAAGCGTCGGCGAGCGGGCACAACGCGAGCTGCTGGCCCACGAACAACAGCCCGCCCACGAGTGGGCCGCGGCACTGCGGGTGTCGGCCAGGTCACGCATCGAATGCGTGCGCACGCGGGCCACGGTGCGCGGTCGGCCGGTCGGCCTGACGACGGCGGCCTTTCCGTGCCCGCGCCTGGCCGGCATTGCCGAAACGATCGCGCGCCGCGGCAGCGTGACGGCGGCACTCGCCGAGCGCGGCGTGGCCGACTACACGCGCGCACGCAGCGCGGTCTCCGCGCGACTGCCGAGCGCGGCGGAAGCCGACGCGCTCGCGCGGGCGGCGTCGCAGCCGGTGCTGGTCGTGCAGTACGTGAACGTCGACGGCGCCGGCGTGCCGGTCGAAGCGGGCATAACCCTGTTCGCCGCCGACGCGGTGCAGCTGACCGTCGAGCCGGAGGGCTTCGCAGCATGAACGCGGCGCCCCGCTACGCGATCTACTGGACGCCGCCGCCGGCGCACCCGTTGTGGCGGGCCGGCTGCGAATGGCTGGGGCGCGACGCGGCCGATGGATCACAACATGCGACGCCGCGCGCCGCGACCGCCACGCCGCGCCGCTACGGTTTTCACGCGACGCTGAAGCCGCCGCTGCGGCTGCGCAGTGGCCAGGCGCCCGACGCGCTGCTCGACGCGGCGCACCGGTTGGCGCGGGAGACGCCGGCGTTCGCGATGCCGCCGCTGTCGGTGCAGACGCTCGCCGACTTCGTCGCGCTGCGACCGGCCGTGCCGCTCGACGCCGATCACCCGCTGCGCCGCCTCGCCGACGCCTGCGTGCGCGCGCTCGACCCCTGGCGTGCACCACCGGCCGGCGACGAGCTGCTGCGGCGCGATGCGCAGCGCGGCCTGTCGCCGGGCCAAGGCGAGCTGCTGCAACGCTGGGGCTACCCGCACGTGTTCGAGCACTGGCGCTTCCACATGACCCTGTCGGACAGCCTGCCGAGCGACGCGCCGGACGATGCGCTGCGGCAGCAGCTGCTGGTCGAGGCGACGCGCTTCTTCGCCGCGGCGCTCGAGCTGCCGCTCACGTGCGATGCGCTCTGCGTGTTCGTCGAGGCGACGGCCGGCGCGCCGTTCATGCTGGCCCATCGTTTCATGCTCGAGGGCTGACGATGCGCCCGATTGCCCACAGCGAGCGGCTGATCGTCGTCGTCGGCCCTTCCGGCGCGGGCAAGGACAGCGTGCTCGCCGCCTGGCGCGCGCGGCTGCCGGCGCGCACACTGCATTTCGCGACGCGCGTCGTCACGCGCCGCGCCGGCGCCAGCGAGGCCCACGAAAGCGTCGACGAGGCGGGCTTCGACGCGCTGCGCGCCGTCGATGCGCTCGCCACCTGGTGGCAGGCGAACGATCTGCACTACGGCGTGCGCTGGCGCGAGCTGTCGCCGCTCGCCGACGGAGGCTGGGTGGTGCTGAACGGCTCGCGCGAACACCTGGCGATCCTGCGCCTGCAGGCGCCGCGGCTGCACGTCGTGCACATCACGGCGCCCGAAGCAGTGCTGGCGCGTCGGCTCGCGGAGCGCTCGCGCGAAGCGGCGCCCTCAATCGAGCGCCGCCTTGCGCGCCGCCCTGGGGTGTCGGCGGCACTCACGCTCGACAACAGCGGGGCGCTCGCGAGCACCGTCGATGCGCTGCACCGGTGGTGGTGCCGGCACGCCGCGGCCGGCGGCGTCGCGAGTCGCGGCGACGCTGGGAGGAATACACCAAGGCGAAGCAGGTGATGCTGGAGCGCTGGGTGACGCTTTGTGCAGTCGTGAGGAGTGCCTTCTACTTCGGCGGCTGATCGAGCCTCGACTCCGCCGGGTCGATCGTGCCGACGTCCGGCCACTTCGTCGTGTCGAAGCGAAACTCCGCGACCGCGCACGTGACCATGTCGACGATGTCGCTCGACAGCCGATGAGCCAGGTTGGTGAACTCGGGGTTGTGACCGAACAGCATCACTTGTTCGAACCTCTTGTCGAATGCGCGAACAACGGCGAGCAGGGCGTCCGCACTGCTCTCATACAGCCGATCGTCCACGACGATGTCGTTGCGCTCGTAGCCGACCTCTTCGGCAATGAGCTGGGCGGTGGTGAGCGCGCGCAGCGCTGGACTCGACACGAACAGATCGGGCTTCACGCCGCGCTCGGCGAGACGCCTGCCCATCTGAAGCGCCTCTTTCAGCCCCCGATCCGCCAATGGCCGATCGCGATCGGCCAAGGTCGGGTCGTCTTTGATTGACTTGGCATGCCTGACGAGAAGCAAGGTCTTCATGGCTGCTCGCTCTTGAAGCTTCGCGTCACTATGCCGGATCCAGCGCGTAACTGTCCCTGCCCTTTCGGCCGCGAACCGTTACACGCGAGACCCGACGCAGCGCGGCGCTCTCGGCATTTGGAACGCACGGTTTCCGTTAGAGACGGCCTATGGCTGGGTCGCTGATGCCGTCGCGCCCGTTCTCGATGCGGCCGGCGAGCTCAACACGGAAATCGGCGTCGCCGACGACAGTGATCACGAGGTCGTACCAGCCGCCGTGGCGCACCGCAGTCCACACGGCCTGATCAGCATCGCGAGGGTGCAGTTGCTGCCTTCGCGTCTCCCCGCTGTAGCGGTCGGTGACCTGGACCTGAGCCCTCTGGGCCGACAGGTTGCGGATCGTCAGCACGAGCACCAGCGCGTGCGGCTGCAAGCGCGCCTGTACTTCGAGGTTGGCACGGCTGTTGCCAGCCGACGCACCACGGAACGCGCGCAGAAAGCCGTTCGGCCCGTGAACTTCGAGGTCGTAGCGCTGGGTGGCCGACGCGGCGTTCCAGCTGCCGCTGAGCTGCTTGCGCGGCTCGACCGTGTAGCAGCGCGGCAGGTCGGCCGGATTGCCCGAGCGGACCTGGAACACGGCGCTCGCCTCGCCGCTGTTCGACATCACGATGCGGAACGTGCCGCTCGATGTGTCGAGCGCGCCATCCGCCTGCAGCTCGTAGGGCAGTGCACGCGACCAGCGCACGCCCGGCTCCTGCTGTGGCAGCGTCTGCGTGCCGGGGACTGCGAGCGCCATGTCGGGCTTGTTGGTCTTGTCGACCGGCATGTAGGCCGAGACGTCCGGCGTTGCGGGCCGCGCCGCGTTCGGCGCGCGGAAGTCGAAGCACGAGCTCAGATCGCCGCTCACGGCGCGGCGCCATGGCGTGATGTTGGTCTCGACGATGCCGGGGTGCTCGTCGGCGAAGCGCTTCTCGATGAAGCGGATCACGGAGGTGTGATCGAACACCTGCGAGTTGACCCAGCCGCCGCGGCTCCACGGCGAGACGACCAGCAGCGGAACGCGCAGCCCGAAGCCATAGGGGCCGGCCGGATGACCGTTCGCATCGCCGGCGAAGATTTCGTTCGTCGTCGGCACGGTCGAGTCGCCAAGCTCGGCCGATATCGGCGGGGTCGGCGGCACGACGTGGTCGAAGAAGCCGCCTTCCTCGTCGTAGTTGATGAGCAGGACGGTGCGGCTCCAGACCTCGGGGTTGGCGACCAGCGCGTCGAGCACGCGCGAGATGTACCAGGCGCCGAAGTCGGTCGGCCAGTTCGGATGCTCGGTGTACGCCTCGGGCGCGGCGATCCAGCTGACCTGCGGCAGGCGGCCCGCAGCGACGTCGGCGCGGAAGTCCTCCAGCAGGCGCAGCGGGTCGCGGTTGAGGAGCTTGATCTCGGTGCCGCTCTTCGCACGCTCGGCCAGCGGTGTGCCGGCCTGGGCGTTCTGGTATTGCTTGAAGAACAGCAGCGAGTTGTCGCCGTAGTTGCCGATGAATGCGTCACCCGTCCAGCCCCACCACACCGTGTCGCTGGCAAACAGGCCGTCGCCCTTGTCCTGATAGACCTTCCAGCTGATGCCGGCCTCCAGCAGGCGTTCAGGGAAGGTCTTCCACGCGTAGCCGGCCTCTGCGTTCGTGATCACCGGGCCGCCGCCGCTGCCGTCGTTGCCGGTCCAGCCGGTCCACAGGTGGTAGCGGTTCGGATCGGTCGGTCCCATCAGCGAGCAGTGGTACGCATCGCAGACGGTGAATGCGTCGGCCAGCGCGAAGTGGAACGGCATGTCGCTGCGCAGGTTGTGCGTCATCGCGACGATGCCCTTGTTGGCAATCCACTGGTCGAAGCGGCCCTGGTTCCAGGCCGCGTGGCCATCGGTCCAGCCGTGCGGCGGGTCCGGCAGGTAGGAGCCGCCGAGGTGGGGCACCGGCGGCCTGAACGGCAGCACCTCGCCGTTGGCCGAGGGCTGCATCCACACCGGCCGTCCCGAAGGCAGCTTGGCTGCGCGCGGATCGCCGAAACCGCGCACGCCGCGCAGCGTGCCGAAGCAGTGGTCGAACGAGCGGTTCTCCTGCGTCAGCACGACGATGTGCTGCACGTCCTTGATCGTTCCGGTGCGCTGGTGCGCGGGGATCGCGAGGGCCTGGGTGATGCTGTCGGGCAGCGCGCTCAGCGTGCCGACGCTGGCCAGCGCTTTCAGTACATCGCGGCGCGAGCGTGATGGTTTGTCCATCGGAGCCTCCTGTCCTGGGGGTGTGGAGAATGGCGCCGATGCTGAGCGCGCTGGATGACAGGAGTTCGACCGACTTGATGACCGGCCGTGAGCGCGGTGCGCTACTCTTTGCCAGCCGGCCAATCCAGTGAAGGCTCCCACCAGCACGACCATCGTTGCAAAGCCGTGAGGGCTGTCCACCAGAGGCATGCCGCCGACATTCATGCCGGGAAAGCCCGCGCGCGGCAATGCCAGCGTCAGCAATCTGGTCACCAATGCCGTCCGGTAAGGTGATCAGGGCGGCATCGTCCGCGTGAACCTGCGCGACGATGACGTACAGGTTCACCTGTCGGTGGAGCACACGGGGCAGGGGATTCCGAAGGATGAGATGACCTTGCTGTTCGAGCCGCTGCGCCGTCAAGGCGGGAGTCGATTCGCAAGGCGAACGCGAGAGTCTCGGCCTGTTCATCGTGCGCCAGATTGCGCTCGCGCACGGCGCAAGTGTGAGTTGGATTCGGCAGACGGCAGGACGCGCTTCACGGTGACACTGCCGAAGAGATGGCCCGCCGCCGAGCACAGCGGCCGCGTGCGCGTGGCTGACCAGCCTGCCCGGATCGCGGTGCCGTGCCTCGAATTGCCTAAGCCATCTTTCAAATGTGGACCCAAATCGGGTCACGGACAGGCATAAGGGTTAACCCTTAGAATACGTCCATGTCCAACACCATCACCGTACCGATCCCCGCGGCACTTCGCTCGGGTGAACGTAGCCGCTTCATGACCGCCCTGTGGGCGGCCCTTTCTGTGATCGGCCAAGCTCGCGGCCGCAACGCCTTGCGCCAGCTCGCCGACCGAGTCGAGGGCACGCGGCCCGATTTTGCGGCGCAACTTCGCCGCTCAGCACAACGAGGCTGGAATGATTGACCGCATCGCCACCGTGATTCTTCGCCTGCGTTCCCCGCTCGACGCCGTCCCAACGCGCCATGACGAGGCCTACCTCAGCGAGGCCGTCAGCGTTCACGACCTCGAGCGACGGATTCGCGAGCTCGACCGCAACGGCAGCACGCTCCCGTACACCAATGCCTACGTGAGCATGGCAACGGGCGCCGGCCGCTGAAACACCAGAACCAGTTGTCTCCTCCACCTCCGAAGGTGGATTCAGGGCCCGCGGCGCAAGCAACGGGCCCATTTTTCTCACCGGTTCCGCAAGGCTCGAGTGGCGACGCACCGTGAAAAACGCGATGACTTCACAGTGGTCGGTGGCGTGCGTTGGGGGCTTGCCTCTTCATCCTGGCGACGCAAATGTGCGGAAGCAGCGTCAGGACCCTACGAATCGAACCGCCGCCGCGACGTGCAATGCGCTGCCCGCCATGACGAACAGATGCCACGCCAAGTGTGCGAAGCGTATGCGCGCGCTCAGCAGGAACAGCGCTGCGCCGAGCGTGTAGACCACGCCCCCGGCGATGAGCAACCTCATACCACCCGAGGACACGTGTTCGATGGACGGGACTGCCGCGGCCAGGACGGACCAACCCATCGCGACGTAAAGGCCCGTGGACCACAGCGGATGCGTGAACAGCTCGGACAGCGCGATCAGGGCGCCCGCCAACGCCAGGATCCACACCAGCGCCACTGTGAGCCAGGCACCGTTGTGTTGCAGTGCGGACACCGCAAACGGCGAATAGCTGCCGGCGATGAAGAGATAGATGGCCGCGTGATCCAGCCTTTCGAAGAAGCGCTTGCCGCGGCCGGGCGGCAGCCCGTGGAACAGCGCCGAACACAAGTACAGCAGCATCATCGTGGCCGCGAAGATGCTGACCGACACGATGTGCAGTGTCTGGGCGGTACGCACGACCCCCATCTGCACAAGGATTGGCAGCAAGGCCGCCGCGAGCAGGAAACCGACGCTGTGACTGACACAGTTGGCGATCTCCTCGGCTGCGCTCTGCTGGCGGCGTTCTGATCGGGAGTTCACGGCGCTTCTTGCGGCGGTCTCGCCGACTTCAGCAGGCGCTCGACAGCCGATCATTTCCAGAACCGGGGCGCGTCGGCGGCCTTCGCCAGCGCTTTCTTGCACCTTCGCGCGCTCGAGCGGAGATGCGACTGAAGCCACCCCACTGCGAAGAGTGCTTCGCTGTCAGATCGCGCGGCGTTGCGAAATTTTTCGAGCGCGATGACGGCATCGTTGTGCGCGCCGAGAGCATCCTGCGCGGGACGCAGATGCTCCAGGTATTGCTCAACGCGCTTGATGCCGAACAAATCGGCGACGAACTCGGACAAATAGCGCAGGCGTTTGAGCTGCTTGCGCACGCGGTGCTGCGCGTCAGTGTCGAGCTTGTCGAACCGCCTTCCTTCGCGTGCGACCCTGCGGTGAAGCTTGCGCAAGCGCTCGATCACATACTGGCGTGTGCTGCGGTCGTTCAAGCCGCCCTGCGACTTGTCGTGAGCAAACCCGATCACGTGGAGCAGCACCGCCTGGAATGCGCTGTTGCGCACGATTGCAGTCGTGTCGACAGCCACGTCCGGCCGCGGCCATTCCACGCTGGGAGCACCGGCCTCCTCCAGCAACGGCCTGACTGCCCGTGCGACGGTGTCGTCGTCGCGCAACTCGCCAAGTCGGCGGAATGCCTCGACGAGTGGAGCTTGCCACGCTGCGTCGATGCCGGTGGCCAAGGGCCCCAGTTCGCGCAGCGCGGTGCGCAGGCGCCGAAGCCCGATGCGCAGCTGGTGGATGTGCTCCTCCTGTGTGCTGCCTGCGGCCACTTCGCTCGCATTGCCGAGCATCTGGTCGAGGCAGGAGCGCACGACGGCGCGCACGAGCGCTTCGCCACCCATTTGCCTTGACAAGCGCGGCGTTGCTGCCTTCACAGCAGGGCCATGCTTGGCACCGTCAGCGAGGTGGGTCCCGCGCTGTGCCTTCGCAAGTGTGCTCAGCCATAAGCCTTGCGGAAGTGCCCACTCGCGCGCGACTTCCCACAGAACTGCGGGCTCGCCCGACTTGAGTTCCAGTTCCAGCTCGCACACGGGCAACTGGCGCCCTCCGGCGCGTACGGCGCCGGTATCAAGCGCCACTTCCAGCGTGGTGCCGTCACGCTGGCCCGTTACGGCCAGGCGGCTGACATCGGTCGTGATGCGCTCGACCAGAGCGATCTCGGTGTCCCCAAGGCACTCTCTGAACGCCTTGGCAGCCGGACTGCCGTCATGCAGCGAAGGCTGCAGGGCGGGCAGTTCGCCGTCCACCGAAGTCCGGGCAACGCTGTGCTCGAAGCGGTCGCCGGCGCCGGCGCCTGGCGACTTCAGCGTCTGGATCCACTGGCCTTCCTCATTGCGTAGCCGCAGCGACACGCCGTTCTTCGAGAGCACCCCATCCGGTGTGTCGAAGTACCTCGCCCGCAGGAGAACTGTGCGGGCGCCATGCGTGCGCAATTGCGATGCAAGCGACTCGCGGTGCTGCGGCGGCACTTCGAATTTGAGCTCGAGTTCAGACATGGGAAGCGTGCCTACGGACCATCGGCCGCGTCCTGCGGCATTGGAAAGAGAGGGGAGGTCGCGTGCATGCTCCAGCATATGCGCTTCGATGTCCCCGACGCCTCCACTGGCATCGGGATGTCACTGGCACGTCGCTCGCAGCGGCGAGACTGGGGATGCTCGCCCGGCGGGAACCTGCCCTCTCATCCACCACGCCAGCGTGCGACATTTCTCCACAGGATCTCACAATATGGAGCGAGCTTGGCCTTGGGCCTTGCGAGCAGGCCAGGAGAGCGACATGTCCCAAGCAAGCGACCACGATGCGCTCATGGAGCGCATCCGCGCCGACCTTCTCGACGGTTACGACGAGGAACTCGAGATGGAGATCGAAGACCGCTCGGTCGATGGCGCGCTCGCCGACGTCGACCCCGGCGAAGGCGCTCGCGCGGAGCGGGCGTCATATTTCCGGAACCTGTTCCGTCTGCAGCGTGAACTGGTCCGCTTGCAGGATTGGATCGCACACACGAAGCAGAAGGTGATCATCCTTTTCGAGGGCCGCGATGCCGCGGGCAAGGGTGGTGCGATCAAGCGCATCACGCAACGGCTCAATCCGCGCGTGTGCCGCGTCGTCGCCCTGCCGGCACCCAATGACCGGGAGCGCACGCAGTGGTATTTCCAGCGCTACGTGCCGCACCTGCCGGCAGGCGGCGAGATGGTTCTGTTCGACCGCAGCTGGTACAACCGCGCGGGCGTCGAGCGCGTGATGGGCTTTTGCAGCGAGGATGAAGTCGAGGAGTTCTTCCGCTCGGTCCCCGAGTTCGAACGGATGCTGGTGCGCTCAGGCATTCGCCTCATCAAGTACTGGTTCTCCATCACCGATGAAGAACAGGAGATGCGATTCCTCGGTCGTCTCCACGACCCGCTCAAGCAGTGGAAGCTGAGCCCGATGGACCTCGAGTCGCGGCGGCGCTGGGAGGAATACACCAAGGCGAAGGAGGTGATGCTGGAGCGTACGCACATCGCAGAGGCGCCCTGGTGGGTTGTGCAGGCGGTGGACAAGAAGCGCGCACGTCTCAATTGCATCCAGCACCTGCTCGACCAATTCGACTACAGGGATGTCGAACGGCCGTCCATCGCACTGCCGCTGCGCGAGCGCCACCCCGACTACTCGCGCCGGCCGGTTCCCGCCGAAATGTTCGTTCCCGAGCGCTACTGAGCGCCCCGCAGGGCGCTCTGCACCAGCTGCACCGTGGCTGCGCGTGACCGACCACTCCAGGAAGGCGCGCACCATCCGAGCCCGACGGGTGTCCCGGGCGCTGGTGATGCCGCAGACGAGGGCGACGATCGGATGGCTGTCGGATCCCGCCATGTCG
The Piscinibacter sp. XHJ-5 DNA segment above includes these coding regions:
- the ppk2 gene encoding polyphosphate kinase 2; translation: MSQASDHDALMERIRADLLDGYDEELEMEIEDRSVDGALADVDPGEGARAERASYFRNLFRLQRELVRLQDWIAHTKQKVIILFEGRDAAGKGGAIKRITQRLNPRVCRVVALPAPNDRERTQWYFQRYVPHLPAGGEMVLFDRSWYNRAGVERVMGFCSEDEVEEFFRSVPEFERMLVRSGIRLIKYWFSITDEEQEMRFLGRLHDPLKQWKLSPMDLESRRRWEEYTKAKEVMLERTHIAEAPWWVVQAVDKKRARLNCIQHLLDQFDYRDVERPSIALPLRERHPDYSRRPVPAEMFVPERY
- a CDS encoding DUF3563 family protein; translated protein: MIDRIATVILRLRSPLDAVPTRHDEAYLSEAVSVHDLERRIRELDRNGSTLPYTNAYVSMATGAGR
- a CDS encoding CYTH and CHAD domain-containing protein, giving the protein MSELELKFEVPPQHRESLASQLRTHGARTVLLRARYFDTPDGVLSKNGVSLRLRNEEGQWIQTLKSPGAGAGDRFEHSVARTSVDGELPALQPSLHDGSPAAKAFRECLGDTEIALVERITTDVSRLAVTGQRDGTTLEVALDTGAVRAGGRQLPVCELELELKSGEPAVLWEVAREWALPQGLWLSTLAKAQRGTHLADGAKHGPAVKAATPRLSRQMGGEALVRAVVRSCLDQMLGNASEVAAGSTQEEHIHQLRIGLRRLRTALRELGPLATGIDAAWQAPLVEAFRRLGELRDDDTVARAVRPLLEEAGAPSVEWPRPDVAVDTTAIVRNSAFQAVLLHVIGFAHDKSQGGLNDRSTRQYVIERLRKLHRRVAREGRRFDKLDTDAQHRVRKQLKRLRYLSEFVADLFGIKRVEQYLEHLRPAQDALGAHNDAVIALEKFRNAARSDSEALFAVGWLQSHLRSSARRCKKALAKAADAPRFWK
- a CDS encoding phospholipase C, phosphocholine-specific, with translation MDKPSRSRRDVLKALASVGTLSALPDSITQALAIPAHQRTGTIKDVQHIVVLTQENRSFDHCFGTLRGVRGFGDPRAAKLPSGRPVWMQPSANGEVLPFRPPVPHLGGSYLPDPPHGWTDGHAAWNQGRFDQWIANKGIVAMTHNLRSDMPFHFALADAFTVCDAYHCSLMGPTDPNRYHLWTGWTGNDGSGGGPVITNAEAGYAWKTFPERLLEAGISWKVYQDKGDGLFASDTVWWGWTGDAFIGNYGDNSLLFFKQYQNAQAGTPLAERAKSGTEIKLLNRDPLRLLEDFRADVAAGRLPQVSWIAAPEAYTEHPNWPTDFGAWYISRVLDALVANPEVWSRTVLLINYDEEGGFFDHVVPPTPPISAELGDSTVPTTNEIFAGDANGHPAGPYGFGLRVPLLVVSPWSRGGWVNSQVFDHTSVIRFIEKRFADEHPGIVETNITPWRRAVSGDLSSCFDFRAPNAARPATPDVSAYMPVDKTNKPDMALAVPGTQTLPQQEPGVRWSRALPYELQADGALDTSSGTFRIVMSNSGEASAVFQVRSGNPADLPRCYTVEPRKQLSGSWNAASATQRYDLEVHGPNGFLRAFRGASAGNSRANLEVQARLQPHALVLVLTIRNLSAQRAQVQVTDRYSGETRRQQLHPRDADQAVWTAVRHGGWYDLVITVVGDADFRVELAGRIENGRDGISDPAIGRL
- a CDS encoding hemolysin III family protein, yielding MIGCRAPAEVGETAARSAVNSRSERRQQSAAEEIANCVSHSVGFLLAAALLPILVQMGVVRTAQTLHIVSVSIFAATMMLLYLCSALFHGLPPGRGKRFFERLDHAAIYLFIAGSYSPFAVSALQHNGAWLTVALVWILALAGALIALSELFTHPLWSTGLYVAMGWSVLAAAVPSIEHVSSGGMRLLIAGGVVYTLGAALFLLSARIRFAHLAWHLFVMAGSALHVAAAVRFVGS